TCGGTAATTCGGATCAGGAAATCTTTTTTGCCAATTCCGACGGTTTGCATAGATTCTCCTTTCCGGTCGCCCTATTCTAAGGGACCGATTTTAGGATATTCGGTCTCATTTCCTTTTTGTATTGGAGCGGTTCTTGTCGGCTGAAAGGAAAATTTCCCAAAGGAAAAAATTTCCTAACTCTCAATTTTAGATCCGGGGGGCCGAGGGCCGATACTTGGGTTATAGGAATCGGGCTTCGATTCCCCCAGAGACGAAGATATGGAATTCTTGGAAAGCAAAAGCCAACTCGAGGACAAATCGTATCGCATCCGTTTAACCGTCGCTATCTATAGAAATAATATCCTTTCCTACAAAAACGATATCGTAGTTCCTTCGGTTTATAATCGCAGAAACGAAGCGAGAGCTCATATACGCAAGGAAGTCTCGGAACGTTTGGCTCATTCTTCTTTTTTTAGATCTCCTCGTCCCGACTACGATTTGGTCCGCTATTCCGAAGAGGCTACCTGTAATACTTTCTTGCGATACAGGATCATCAGCGGAAATCCCAGCGAAGAAAGCCTTTCTCGCCGAGGCTGAGCGGGATTAATTGTCTTGTGTTCCGGTCTACGGTTGGAAAAACTTGACCGCAAATCCGGATTATGGCTGGCCCAGAGAAAAAGGTCATCGAAAGAAACGCTCACGGGGAGAATGTTCTAACTCCCTACGGAGAATTTTTAAGTTATTATCATACTCATATCCAGCTCTTCGGGACTCTGATCTCCGCTAAAAAGATTTCCCCAAAGGACCAAGAGGCTCTTAAGTCCAAAATCCGTTCTTATATTTCCTCGAATATCCAGAAAACGGATCATTTCTTCGATCAGCTCCCCCAATTCGCGCAGTTTCTAGGGATTAGCGCGCAGGAACTCTCTTCCTACATGAATCGGAATTTTCTGGGGGCCTTGAATAAGGTTAAGTCCAAGCTCATCGAGCAGGAATCCGCTCTCGAAAGCACTCCTAGAAAGAAGAAGTTCGCTAAGATCACGGAAGAGATTTTGGACGGCCTTGGTTTCAAGTTCCCGGAAGGCCATAGGTTCGAACAAGAAGAAGGTATCATCTATCTGGTGGAAATCGCCACCGGGAAAAAAAGAGAGGCACAAGGACTTGCGGAGGCCGCAAGAGAAGGGCAACAGGCTGCCGTCGCCGCCAAGCCGGTCGCCGCTCCCGTTAGGAAAGGACCGGAGACTCCGATTCTTTCCGAGATCCTGGCCAAATACGGCGAGTTGTTCTCCGGCAAACCCTTGATCCTTCAAGCGGAAGAATTGGAAGAGGACGATACCCCCGTACAAGTGGGAGATGAGATTCTTTCCGATGTGGACGATCTGCATTTCGACGGGGATTTCGGTTTCGACGATTCTCCTGCTCCTGTAGAACCTCCGGTTAATATTCCATTTTCTAAATATATGGACCAGGTAAATAAGGTCCGCGCCTACCAGAAAGGCGGACAACTGGACGAATACAAACGTTGGGTCGCATCTCTTCCTGTGGAGGAAAACGCGTTAGTCCAACTGCAAGCCTTTCTTCTGAAAGAATCCAAGGGAGAAGTGGTGGAATGGGACGGAGCTCTCGGACAATTGGGTTCCCGAACGGGACTCTCCGAATCCAGACTGAGAAAGGTTTTGGAATTAGGGCGGGATTATTTCAGGATTCGTATCCAGTTGGAAGCTTCCTGGAACAAGGCCAGAACCGCTAGTCCTGCCGTATCCGAATTGGTAAAGAAGGCTTGGCCTCATATTCTTCGCGTAATGGACGAATACCCGGATTTCGTTCTTTTAAAGGGAAAGATGGACCAACTTCTCTCTAGGATACCGGATTCCAGCCAAAGAAAAATTCTTTCGGATTTATTTTTGAATCCGATCCTATCCATTCGTAAAAATTAATATTTAGCGAGGACTCCCGCCGTTCGAGGGGAGATTTCTAATTCAACTCGTTCGCTTCTCGGGTCAACGCCTCTATTTGAACCTGCAATTCTTTCGTGTTTTCCGCAATTTGTAGAATGGAACCGTCTATCACGTGCATTGCATGGGTTACTTCCTGGTTCCTTTCCCTTTGACCCTTGGCTACGTCCTCCAATCTGGAGGAGATTTCCGATAGATTTTTTAAGGCTACAAGCATCCTGGAATTCAGATCGTTCTGCTTTTCGATTTGGGTTTTTAGGCTGAACGCATTCTCGTCTATGCTACCCAATTCGTTGGATTGGAATATCACTTTTTCTGCAACTTCTATGGCGCTGCTATCTCCCGATTGGAGGGCTTTTGCGGAATTTGCAATCGTTTTGGAAATCACCGACGCGTTTTGCGCGGAGCTTTCGGCTAATTTGCTTACTTCTGTCGCCACTACGGAGAAACCTCTTCCGTGTTCTCCCGCTCTGGCGGATTCTATGGAAGCGTTCAGGGCCAGCAGATTGGTTCTATCCGCGATTTCTTTCATGATTGCATTCACTTCCTCCACTTTGCGGAAGGATTGCTTCACATCTTCCAGGGAGAGTTTGAGTTTTTCCACGGACTCGTTGACTTGTTTGGAGTATTCGGAGGATTTTCTGACGCGGCTCGTGATATTCTCCGTATTCAAGGAGGTCTGGTGCAGGATTTTTTCCAAGGAATCGCTTTCGTGATTCAACTCCTCGATCTTTCTATTCTGATCCAACACGAGCGATGTGGAATTTTCTATATTTCTATTGAGTTCCACAAGGGAGGAGCTGATCTCTTGGATGGAGACCGCTTGTGTTTGGACTTGGTGGTTCAATCCTTCTCCGAATTTTTGTAAGGATTCCGCGGAATGCAGAAGTTTCTTAGCTATGGATTCCATTTGCTTTTTTCTGGACTCGGTCAACTCCGCGTTCTTCGCAGCTTCTTTCGCTTTTTCAGCGTCGGCGCTCGTTTCCTTGAGTAGATTTACGATGGATCCCGTGACCATGGATCCTAAAAATAAGAACGCGACTTTGAAGAATTCTGTCTGGATACTTAAGTTAGTGATAACACCGGTCTCCGTATTCTTTCTTACGAAGCCTATGCCCATTTGAGAGGCGAGAACCAAGGCTATCGCGTATACGAATGCGGAATATATTCCGAGAGAAATCGTGATTTTTCTGGAGGCTAAGAATCCGGAATACATCAAGAAAAAGAAAATAGTAATATAATTGATTCCGTTTTTGATCGCTAATGCTCCCACTTCCGGTCCAGAGAATATGCTGGAGACTAACATGAAACCGACCAATGTCGCGTCCGTGAATAGGAAGAATGGAGCGTATTTCTCTCCGATGGAACCCATTTTGAGCAGAATATGCTGTAGGATCGCGAATACGAGAATCATGGCCACGGTTGCGATCGTGATGGAGAAGACGAGAACGGAATAAACTTTGAAAGAGGCAAGGATGGCCAGGAAGAAGAAGGATCCCAGACTGAATCTAATTCTGTTTATCTTATAGGCGCCGCTGTTTTTCATTTTTTCCCTTTCAGTTTCGGGTTCACAAATCGCATTTCAGAGAAAAGGTATTTGCGACCGGTATATTTCCCGTCCCTGATTCCGGGAAAGATTCGTCAGAAAGGGAGCTTCCGGCAAGGATATTTCCTGCGAAAAGGGAATATTTTGGGATTCTTCTCATATCCGAGTAAAGAATAATAAACGAAGAATTAATATTTCAATAATTAGTAATTCCTGTATTTCTGAAGTGCCTTTGCGGATTAGTCCACCAGGGAATCCTTGATGTGGACGATTCTTCCGTCCTCTTTTCTCAATTGCCAGAAGATCATGCTGGAGGAGAGTGTGACGAGTCCCATGCAGGCGAAGGTTCCCTTGAACGCGAGGATCATATTCTCGTTTCCGAATAGATCCGTAAACGCTTCCAGAACTCCGGCGGCTAAAGCTACTCCCATCCCCATCGCTAACATTTGCACCATAGAGAGCATGGTGTTTCCACTGCTCGTGAAATCGTCCTCCAGGTCCTTTAGGGTGAGGGTGTTCATGGCCGTGAATTGCAGGGAATTGACGGCACCGAAGCAGAATAGCTGGACCGAAAGAAACCACCAGTTTCCGGAGGAATCGATCCAGAAAAAACTGCTCATAGAAGTCCCTATTAGGAGCGTATTCAGAACCAGGACGTTTCTATATCCTAATTTATAAATCAATAATGGAGCGAATCGTTTGATCCCTATCCCCGCGATCGCCATGGGAAGTAGCATGAGTCCCGCTCGGAAAGGAGAATAACCCATATTCACCTGTAGGAAAAGAGGAACCAGAAAGGGCATGCTCGAACTTCCTAATCTGGAAAAAAGGTTTCCTAATAATCCGATGCTCAGCGTAGGTACGGAAAATATCTTGGGAGAAAAAAGAGGGCGGGGAGAACGAGCCGCATGGATCCAATATGCCGTAAGACTGGATAGTCCGAAAACGAGTAAGAGCAGCACCCCCGCTCTTTTGAGACCCATGCTATATCCGGCATCCAAGGCCATGGAAAATGCGACCATGCCGAAGGCGAGTAACGCGTATCCGATTGCGTCGAATCGGAAAGCTTCTCTTGGAGAATCGCTTTTCATATATAGAATGGCGGCCAGGATTCCCACCGCCCCCACAGGAAGATTTATTAGAAAAATCCAATGCCAGGAAGCCGATTCGGATAGCCAGCCTCCTAACACCGGGCCGATAAGCGGCCCTATGAGTCCGGGAATGGCCACAAAGCTGATGGCCTGTAGGAACTGATCGTGGGGAACGGATCGAAGTAAGGCCAATCGTCCCACGGGGAGAAGTAGGGCTCCGCCCATCCCTTGGACGATGCGGGACAGAATCAATTGGGTTAGATTCTGAGAGGCTGCGCAAAACAAGGAGCCTATTACGAATAAGGCAAGCGCTCCTATAAAGACCCGCCGGACTCCGAATTTATCCGAGATCCAGGCGGAGGCAGGGATGATCATTGCCATGGTGAGAAGGTAGGCCACTACCACGGATTGCATTTTTAACGGGCTCGTATCCAGGCTCTTGGCAATGGCGGGGAGAGCGGTGTTGACGATCGTGCTATCCAAGGTTTGCATGAAAAAACCGCAAGCCACGAGCCAGAGAAGGGCTTTGGTTCCTTTGGATTCCGTTGTCATAGGTAGTTAGACGGAGGAGACAGGCTTTCTTCTCGGATATACCGAGATCTCGATTCTAATTTTTCACGTTATCGAGTATCACCTCGGCCTCCGTCTTCTAAATTTGCCTAAAATCGAATTTGCCTTTGACTCATTGGAGCAGTACGAATTTCTTATAACCCGTTTTGGGAGGAGCCAATGTTTTCTATCAAGTTTGCGGTTCTTATTCTTTGTTTGGGATTATTCACTTGCAAATCGGTCGGAAAGCCGATTCGAAATCTATTTCGATCCCAGGAATGGAAAGCCGTCGTGAATCCGGACGAAGCCTATATTGTGGGGAACAACGGAGATCAAATCGTCGAGAGGGATCTCAAACAGGCTCTCCATTATAATAAAACGGAAGATCATCCGGAACT
This sequence is a window from Leptospira wolffii serovar Khorat str. Khorat-H2. Protein-coding genes within it:
- a CDS encoding methyl-accepting chemotaxis protein gives rise to the protein MKNSGAYKINRIRFSLGSFFFLAILASFKVYSVLVFSITIATVAMILVFAILQHILLKMGSIGEKYAPFFLFTDATLVGFMLVSSIFSGPEVGALAIKNGINYITIFFFLMYSGFLASRKITISLGIYSAFVYAIALVLASQMGIGFVRKNTETGVITNLSIQTEFFKVAFLFLGSMVTGSIVNLLKETSADAEKAKEAAKNAELTESRKKQMESIAKKLLHSAESLQKFGEGLNHQVQTQAVSIQEISSSLVELNRNIENSTSLVLDQNRKIEELNHESDSLEKILHQTSLNTENITSRVRKSSEYSKQVNESVEKLKLSLEDVKQSFRKVEEVNAIMKEIADRTNLLALNASIESARAGEHGRGFSVVATEVSKLAESSAQNASVISKTIANSAKALQSGDSSAIEVAEKVIFQSNELGSIDENAFSLKTQIEKQNDLNSRMLVALKNLSEISSRLEDVAKGQRERNQEVTHAMHVIDGSILQIAENTKELQVQIEALTREANELN
- the mdtD gene encoding multidrug transporter subunit MdtD, with translation MTTESKGTKALLWLVACGFFMQTLDSTIVNTALPAIAKSLDTSPLKMQSVVVAYLLTMAMIIPASAWISDKFGVRRVFIGALALFVIGSLFCAASQNLTQLILSRIVQGMGGALLLPVGRLALLRSVPHDQFLQAISFVAIPGLIGPLIGPVLGGWLSESASWHWIFLINLPVGAVGILAAILYMKSDSPREAFRFDAIGYALLAFGMVAFSMALDAGYSMGLKRAGVLLLLVFGLSSLTAYWIHAARSPRPLFSPKIFSVPTLSIGLLGNLFSRLGSSSMPFLVPLFLQVNMGYSPFRAGLMLLPMAIAGIGIKRFAPLLIYKLGYRNVLVLNTLLIGTSMSSFFWIDSSGNWWFLSVQLFCFGAVNSLQFTAMNTLTLKDLEDDFTSSGNTMLSMVQMLAMGMGVALAAGVLEAFTDLFGNENMILAFKGTFACMGLVTLSSSMIFWQLRKEDGRIVHIKDSLVD